A section of the Cutibacterium granulosum genome encodes:
- a CDS encoding NADH-quinone oxidoreductase subunit A: MNEYLPLVGLPILALLFVVVTISVNLLLSPTRKNASKHQTFECGIQPTPQPPGGGRFPVKYYVIAMLYIVFDIEIVFLYPWAVTFNQLGAFGLIEMLLFIATVFVSYIYIFRRGGLDWD, from the coding sequence ATGAACGAATACCTGCCCTTGGTGGGCCTTCCCATTCTTGCCCTGCTGTTCGTGGTGGTGACGATTTCCGTCAACCTGCTGCTGAGCCCCACCCGGAAGAACGCCTCGAAGCACCAGACCTTCGAGTGCGGCATCCAGCCCACCCCGCAGCCGCCGGGTGGTGGACGTTTCCCGGTGAAGTACTACGTCATCGCGATGCTCTACATCGTCTTCGACATCGAAATCGTGTTCCTGTACCCCTGGGCCGTGACCTTCAACCAGCTCGGTGCATTCGGCCTGATCGAGATGCTGCTGTTCATTGCAACGGTCTTCGTCTCTTACATCTACATCTTCCGTCGCGGCGGACTTGACTGGGACTGA
- a CDS encoding geranylgeranyl reductase family protein: protein MADVDGRGVCADALVVGAGPGGSATAAHLARQGLHVVLLEKATFPRDKVCGDGLTPRAVRQLIRLGIDVSEEAGWKHTQGLRIHGGTVPPFVLPWPELADYPNFGMVCRRAKLDEMLARHAESLGAELITGANVRTPIMDERTGRIVGVRTTDGREFHAPVVVAADGNSSRLALAMGRERRPDRPMGVAVRAYFTSPLSQGDHLESWLELWDGKPHESDLLPGYGWAFPVGDGTVNVGLGMLNSSDAFQKTDYRSLMTRWLSHLPAQWGLTPDNQEGPIRGAALPMAFNRTPAYDRGLLLVGDAGGMVNPFNGEGIDYAMEAGELAATAIAQAHYRGMGSRSAERALQGYSIALRERFGGYFRLGTIFVKLIGDPRVMRLCTTYGLPHAALMRFVNKLLANLTDSRGGDVSDHVINALTRLAPST from the coding sequence ATGGCGGATGTGGACGGCCGTGGGGTGTGCGCCGACGCCCTCGTCGTGGGCGCTGGACCTGGCGGATCGGCCACTGCTGCGCATCTTGCCCGCCAGGGACTGCACGTCGTGCTCCTGGAGAAGGCCACCTTTCCCCGTGACAAGGTCTGTGGTGACGGGTTGACACCGCGTGCTGTCCGACAGCTCATCAGGCTGGGTATTGACGTCAGCGAGGAAGCTGGGTGGAAGCACACCCAGGGGCTGCGTATTCACGGTGGAACCGTGCCTCCCTTCGTCCTTCCATGGCCGGAGCTGGCCGACTACCCGAACTTCGGTATGGTGTGTCGGCGTGCCAAGCTCGACGAGATGCTTGCCCGGCATGCCGAGTCGCTCGGAGCCGAACTCATCACGGGGGCCAACGTCAGGACCCCGATCATGGACGAACGCACTGGTCGCATCGTCGGCGTGCGGACCACTGATGGGCGTGAGTTCCATGCCCCCGTCGTCGTTGCTGCCGATGGCAACTCCTCACGCCTGGCCCTGGCCATGGGGCGCGAGCGCCGCCCAGATCGACCCATGGGTGTGGCGGTGCGCGCCTACTTCACCTCGCCACTCTCCCAGGGGGACCACCTGGAGAGCTGGCTGGAGCTGTGGGACGGCAAACCCCACGAGTCGGATCTGCTGCCCGGTTACGGCTGGGCGTTTCCGGTGGGGGACGGCACCGTCAACGTCGGGCTCGGAATGCTCAATTCCTCCGACGCCTTCCAGAAGACCGATTACCGATCCCTCATGACGCGCTGGCTGTCCCACCTGCCTGCGCAGTGGGGTCTCACCCCCGACAATCAGGAGGGGCCGATCCGTGGGGCTGCCCTGCCGATGGCCTTCAACCGCACCCCTGCCTACGATCGTGGTCTGTTGCTCGTCGGTGACGCAGGTGGCATGGTCAATCCCTTCAATGGCGAGGGCATCGATTACGCCATGGAGGCCGGTGAGCTTGCTGCCACGGCCATCGCCCAGGCCCACTACCGTGGCATGGGGTCCCGATCTGCCGAACGTGCCCTTCAGGGATACTCCATCGCACTGCGTGAGCGCTTCGGTGGCTACTTCCGGCTGGGAACGATCTTCGTCAAGCTCATCGGAGACCCACGAGTCATGCGACTGTGCACCACGTATGGGTTGCCGCATGCCGCACTCATGAGATTCGTCAACAAGCTTCTCGCGAATCTCACCGACTCGCGAGGTGGGGACGTTTCTGACCACGTCATCAATGCCCTCACCAGATTGGCACCGTCAACATGA
- a CDS encoding chorismate-binding protein gives MTPRDSTCILHRGDGVVGIGHIARFAPDSMLAADVWWEEFCADLENETELPGVYGTGPVAFGSFVFDPDRTSARSVMIVPRTIVGRRYGISWITQLSYGDVDDDPPMRQMLPSRPHIDDTHPGTIDDDRWLQLARQAQELFFSGGIEQLIIMRDLLVGCTAPIDPRWPVALLTKLFPQSWTYLVSGTIGTTSKLLAQVRDDLITSRALTHAPRQHDSTECHILDALTGQGPIAAEHTQTVESVRRTLASFSKSWHRPQHPGIVTAPDGNYLASDITGVADGSASSLSVAANIHPTAFVTGTPADRARAVLSEAEEVDRGRVSGPVGWIDTMGNGQWLSDTRGGQIDATDPSRIHLFTGIPISSSTTPEDMAEDLRTRVRVLMDVLNAH, from the coding sequence ATGACGCCGAGGGACAGCACGTGCATCCTCCACAGAGGGGATGGGGTTGTCGGTATCGGGCACATCGCCCGGTTCGCACCCGACAGCATGCTCGCCGCCGACGTGTGGTGGGAGGAGTTCTGCGCCGACCTGGAGAACGAGACCGAGCTTCCCGGCGTCTACGGCACCGGACCGGTTGCCTTCGGCTCGTTCGTCTTCGACCCGGATCGCACCTCGGCTCGCTCGGTGATGATCGTTCCACGCACCATCGTCGGCCGCCGCTACGGAATCAGCTGGATCACCCAGCTCTCCTATGGCGACGTCGACGACGACCCACCCATGCGCCAGATGCTCCCGTCACGACCACACATTGACGACACCCACCCAGGCACCATCGACGACGATCGCTGGTTGCAGCTCGCTCGTCAGGCCCAGGAGCTGTTCTTCTCCGGCGGTATAGAGCAGCTCATCATCATGCGTGATCTGTTGGTCGGCTGTACGGCACCCATCGACCCTCGATGGCCAGTCGCACTGCTCACCAAACTGTTTCCCCAGTCGTGGACCTATCTCGTCTCAGGAACCATTGGGACGACGTCAAAACTCCTGGCACAGGTCCGTGACGATCTCATCACGTCTCGAGCGCTCACCCACGCTCCACGCCAACATGATTCCACCGAGTGCCACATCCTCGACGCCCTGACTGGTCAGGGGCCGATCGCCGCCGAACATACCCAGACCGTGGAATCCGTACGCAGGACGCTGGCGTCGTTCAGCAAGTCGTGGCATCGCCCCCAACACCCCGGGATCGTCACCGCACCGGACGGAAACTACCTCGCCTCCGACATCACCGGCGTGGCGGACGGATCAGCCTCCTCCCTGTCGGTGGCAGCCAACATCCACCCCACCGCGTTCGTCACGGGGACCCCTGCGGATCGAGCACGAGCCGTGCTGTCGGAGGCGGAGGAAGTGGATCGAGGCCGAGTCAGCGGCCCGGTGGGCTGGATCGACACCATGGGCAACGGCCAGTGGCTCTCCGACACCCGTGGTGGCCAGATCGACGCCACGGATCCCAGCCGTATTCACCTGTTCACCGGGATTCCCATTTCCTCGTCCACCACCCCCGAGGACATGGCCGAGGATCTGCGCACCCGGGTCAGAGTCCTCATGGATGTGCTCAACGCGCACTGA
- a CDS encoding DUF6297 family protein: MSRHNRHRRSGKKAQHTSTAAATPAPKDVPTVSDVPAVTLVVSHSPDEYWQGQADERQLELLMGDWRRGRTTRNIWQALGDAYVLLFSLAIILAMLISLIVQAQGQAAGCSSSGCQAARNVLPLAVVTAVMGFALVVSRIFGPVLASTAEGFWLFDAPVDRSRFLRKRLRIAEIVSLIGGAIAGALVSALSGLSARAIIAWTVATGLSAAALVAFAAAEQGAERVRTVRVLQSVAMVLAGLLLLALVSTATGWYPMSISAELSVLIAWSVVAGAALVLIVALVVANGRLNSIRRARLMSGGSLVSGMQGAAFALDFALIRDILQEREAVERGQVRATRGRGMGLHALVWRDVQRLLRFPKPLVTLAATIVVPYALQALGLGRLTSPLSALVLVAAMVPFFTSLRVLSRTKGLMRMMPFTTSQVRTAASIVPAILALVWALATIPAFHGIGDAARMDWFHAVLHALVTAAAGFIGAIRWVSAKPADYSTPMVATQAGAMPPSLMFNLLRGLDMVALITIWLVLGLSPWIGVVAAILAYSFLRMGGLDQQELQQMQEESRRQLAEQKRIAQNERPVRKKVVRR, from the coding sequence ATGAGTAGGCACAATCGTCACCGTAGGTCCGGCAAGAAGGCTCAACACACGTCCACCGCGGCTGCGACACCCGCCCCCAAGGACGTCCCCACCGTCAGCGACGTTCCTGCTGTCACACTCGTCGTCTCACACAGCCCTGACGAGTACTGGCAGGGGCAGGCCGACGAACGTCAGCTTGAACTGCTCATGGGCGATTGGCGTCGGGGCCGAACCACACGCAACATCTGGCAGGCCCTGGGGGATGCCTACGTCCTGTTGTTCTCGCTCGCCATCATCCTCGCCATGCTCATCAGCCTCATCGTGCAGGCCCAGGGGCAGGCCGCTGGATGTTCCAGCTCGGGTTGTCAGGCAGCACGAAACGTCCTGCCACTGGCTGTCGTCACCGCCGTCATGGGCTTCGCCCTGGTCGTCTCGCGGATCTTCGGTCCGGTCCTGGCATCGACGGCGGAAGGATTCTGGCTGTTCGACGCACCGGTCGACAGGTCCCGCTTCCTGCGCAAGCGGCTACGGATCGCCGAGATCGTGAGCCTGATCGGTGGGGCCATCGCAGGTGCCCTGGTCTCGGCACTGTCCGGACTCAGCGCCCGGGCCATCATCGCCTGGACCGTCGCCACCGGGTTGAGTGCAGCGGCGCTGGTGGCCTTTGCCGCTGCAGAGCAGGGGGCAGAACGGGTACGTACCGTGCGGGTGCTGCAGAGCGTTGCCATGGTTCTGGCTGGGTTGCTCCTGCTCGCCCTGGTGTCCACCGCCACCGGCTGGTACCCGATGAGCATCTCGGCCGAGTTGTCGGTGCTGATCGCCTGGTCCGTCGTGGCCGGAGCTGCCCTGGTGCTCATCGTGGCACTCGTCGTGGCCAACGGACGGCTCAACTCGATCAGGCGGGCCCGTCTCATGTCGGGTGGGTCACTGGTCTCTGGTATGCAGGGTGCCGCCTTCGCCCTGGACTTCGCCCTCATCCGCGACATCCTTCAGGAGCGAGAAGCCGTCGAACGCGGTCAGGTGCGCGCCACTCGAGGCCGTGGCATGGGGCTTCATGCCCTGGTTTGGCGAGATGTGCAGCGGTTGTTGCGTTTCCCCAAGCCCCTGGTGACGTTGGCCGCGACGATCGTCGTCCCCTACGCCCTGCAGGCCTTGGGGCTTGGGCGGCTCACCTCGCCGTTGTCGGCCTTGGTCCTGGTTGCTGCCATGGTGCCCTTCTTCACCAGCCTGCGCGTACTCAGCCGCACCAAGGGGCTCATGAGGATGATGCCGTTCACCACGTCCCAGGTGCGTACTGCGGCGTCCATCGTGCCAGCGATCCTTGCCCTCGTCTGGGCCCTGGCCACCATCCCCGCCTTCCACGGGATCGGTGATGCCGCTCGGATGGACTGGTTCCACGCCGTGCTCCACGCCCTGGTGACGGCTGCTGCCGGATTCATCGGTGCCATCCGCTGGGTCTCGGCCAAACCAGCTGACTACTCGACACCGATGGTCGCCACCCAGGCTGGCGCCATGCCGCCCAGCCTCATGTTCAACCTGTTGCGTGGGTTGGACATGGTGGCCCTCATCACCATCTGGCTCGTGCTCGGCCTGTCCCCGTGGATCGGTGTGGTCGCCGCGATCCTCGCCTACTCCTTCCTGCGTATGGGAGGCCTTGACCAGCAGGAGCTGCAACAGATGCAGGAGGAGTCCCGCCGCCAGCTCGCCGAGCAGAAGCGGATCGCCCAGAACGAACGTCCCGTCAGGAAGAAGGTTGTGCGCCGCTGA
- a CDS encoding ABC transporter ATP-binding protein, with translation MASRNAVLVAKDVTKSYGDHTIVNSFSLTVHPGQVVALTGRNGAGKSTVLRCLVGADRPTSGTIEVLGRPVSETDPEFRRSVATVIDDLDFFPDLSVVEHLDLLARAHGLVDADELVDEVLEEVQLVAQSGQLPGTLSSGQRRRLALATALVRPRKLLVLDEPEARLDVEGVAWLSQRLKKELSQGLAIVMASHEPALVDELGAQVVELGGQRG, from the coding sequence ATGGCTTCTCGCAACGCAGTCCTGGTCGCCAAGGACGTCACCAAGTCCTATGGGGATCACACCATCGTCAACTCGTTCTCCCTGACCGTGCATCCGGGGCAGGTCGTCGCCCTCACGGGACGCAACGGTGCAGGAAAGTCGACCGTGCTGCGTTGCCTCGTCGGGGCCGATCGGCCCACCTCCGGCACCATCGAGGTGCTGGGTCGCCCAGTCTCCGAGACCGATCCCGAGTTCCGACGCAGTGTCGCCACGGTCATCGACGACCTCGACTTCTTCCCCGACCTGTCCGTCGTGGAACATCTGGACCTGCTCGCTCGTGCCCACGGGCTCGTCGATGCCGACGAACTCGTCGACGAGGTGCTCGAGGAGGTGCAGTTGGTGGCGCAGTCGGGGCAACTGCCCGGAACCCTGTCGTCGGGTCAACGTCGACGACTTGCGTTGGCCACTGCCCTGGTGCGCCCCCGCAAATTGCTCGTCCTCGACGAGCCCGAGGCAAGACTTGACGTCGAAGGTGTTGCCTGGCTCTCCCAACGTCTCAAGAAGGAACTCTCCCAGGGGCTGGCCATCGTCATGGCCAGCCACGAGCCCGCCCTGGTCGACGAACTCGGGGCTCAGGTCGTCGAGTTGGGAGGACAGCGCGGATGA
- a CDS encoding demethylmenaquinone methyltransferase, which translates to MFDGVARRYDLMNTLMTLGAVDQWRQYVVDAVEPGPGQKILDLAAGTGTSSATFAACGAEVYPTDISLGMLEVGHQRQPDLHFVAGDATALPYADDTFDAVTISYGLRNVEDTEGALREMLRVTRPGGRLVVCEFSTPTAKVFRHLYRDYLLAAIPALARLASSNRDAYDYLAESILAWPDQQHLADLMAQCGWRAVSWRNVAGGVLALHRAWKA; encoded by the coding sequence ATGTTCGACGGCGTGGCGCGACGTTACGACCTCATGAACACCCTCATGACCCTGGGAGCGGTCGATCAATGGCGTCAGTACGTGGTTGACGCGGTGGAGCCGGGCCCCGGGCAGAAGATCCTGGACCTGGCAGCGGGAACCGGCACCTCGTCCGCCACATTCGCCGCCTGCGGCGCCGAGGTCTACCCCACCGACATCTCCCTGGGAATGCTCGAGGTGGGCCACCAACGTCAGCCCGATCTGCACTTCGTCGCCGGTGACGCCACTGCCCTGCCCTATGCCGACGACACCTTCGATGCCGTGACCATCTCCTACGGGCTGCGCAATGTCGAGGACACCGAGGGGGCACTTCGGGAGATGCTGCGCGTCACCAGACCCGGTGGACGGCTGGTGGTGTGTGAGTTCTCCACCCCCACGGCAAAGGTGTTTCGCCATCTGTACCGGGACTACCTCCTGGCCGCAATCCCTGCGTTGGCACGACTGGCGAGTTCGAACCGGGACGCCTACGACTACCTTGCCGAGTCGATCCTGGCCTGGCCCGATCAGCAGCACCTGGCAGATCTCATGGCGCAATGTGGCTGGAGGGCCGTCTCGTGGCGCAATGTGGCTGGCGGTGTGTTGGCTCTGCACCGGGCCTGGAAAGCCTGA
- a CDS encoding TM0106 family RecB-like putative nuclease: MSSATHPNPTPILLDSWAARSCPVRTQHAFDPSITLPPTQDAQPQSQPSPLSDAARGFVTSVCDELAKIPHAVDLRKWRGSSPQHHRAMTRKVLERGAALIIDPQLPSSLQGHRSGSPDVLVRVADRPDGQPGYLPVVIAHESLLQRNTTTAEFTWVTPLQEPDPRQAHLSTTQVFRPGREHTLLQGAHHWRLLDDLGLVASPPDGMSGRRRLAGFIGTDDVTMLANLPTCAEDSPHLAVCWLDLDHRFIRTYVPAPTSSSAAESASQHWRRRSVLDRYDHEHSFRVSVARHAMARTASSDSVRGASSDSVRSRRTATRHDSTPSGDAPASHPTNQPGVTSEPTADSSTSPRRAPMLRPIVVPECAQCPWWPVCESQLDPDDISLRVTKAPLDVREITTLRDLGIETIHDLAAADLDVVLPLYLPQVQHRPRAETRLRLAAQRATLLHQGRTLARRNDDPIVLPSGQVEIDFDIETSFDDRVYLWGMWVDDPQGLLPETADPSICYYVHFSSFSDQDDAAEISLAKEAISWLDHVVQRVPDCIIVHYSDYEITHLRHFGAVATDPHMAASVEHLLHSGCFVDIFRVIRQHFFGVHGIGLKAVAQEGAGFHWRDPEPGGLNSQTWWDEAVHSPDPQVRESSRTRVLQYNEDDVRATHAVRGWLRKEYGRR; this comes from the coding sequence GTGAGCTCTGCAACACATCCCAATCCCACACCGATCCTGCTGGATTCCTGGGCGGCGCGCTCCTGTCCGGTGAGGACGCAGCACGCCTTCGACCCGAGCATCACACTGCCGCCCACCCAGGACGCCCAGCCGCAATCACAGCCATCACCCCTCAGCGACGCCGCCCGGGGATTCGTGACATCCGTGTGCGACGAACTGGCCAAGATTCCGCACGCGGTGGACCTGCGAAAGTGGCGCGGCTCCTCGCCACAGCATCACCGCGCCATGACCCGCAAGGTGCTCGAGCGGGGGGCAGCACTGATCATCGACCCGCAGCTGCCCTCGTCGCTGCAGGGGCACCGCTCGGGAAGTCCCGACGTGCTGGTGCGAGTGGCGGATCGCCCCGACGGCCAGCCGGGTTATCTACCGGTGGTCATCGCGCACGAGTCGTTGCTGCAACGCAACACCACCACTGCGGAATTCACCTGGGTGACGCCGCTGCAGGAGCCCGATCCGCGTCAAGCCCACCTCAGCACCACCCAGGTGTTTCGCCCCGGACGGGAACACACCCTGTTGCAGGGGGCGCACCACTGGCGCCTGCTGGACGACCTTGGTCTGGTGGCGAGCCCACCAGATGGGATGTCTGGCCGACGTCGTCTGGCCGGGTTCATCGGAACCGACGACGTCACCATGCTGGCAAACCTGCCCACGTGCGCGGAGGACTCCCCCCACCTCGCTGTCTGCTGGCTGGACCTCGATCATCGCTTCATCCGCACCTACGTTCCCGCACCAACGAGCTCGTCGGCGGCAGAATCCGCATCCCAGCACTGGAGACGACGCAGTGTGCTGGATCGTTACGACCATGAGCACAGTTTCCGGGTGAGCGTCGCGAGACACGCCATGGCACGTACCGCCTCGAGCGACTCCGTTCGGGGCGCCTCGAGCGACTCCGTTCGGAGCAGACGCACGGCCACCAGGCATGACTCGACGCCGAGCGGGGACGCGCCAGCGAGCCACCCGACCAACCAACCTGGCGTCACGTCCGAGCCCACCGCGGACAGCTCCACCTCTCCTCGCCGGGCACCGATGCTTCGTCCGATCGTGGTACCGGAGTGCGCACAGTGCCCGTGGTGGCCGGTGTGTGAGTCCCAGCTCGATCCCGACGACATATCGTTGCGTGTCACGAAAGCACCCCTGGACGTGCGCGAGATCACGACACTGCGCGACCTCGGCATCGAGACCATTCACGATCTCGCCGCGGCGGATCTGGACGTCGTCCTACCGCTCTACCTGCCGCAGGTGCAGCATCGGCCACGCGCCGAGACCCGACTGCGACTGGCTGCCCAACGCGCCACCCTGTTGCACCAGGGACGCACACTGGCCCGAAGGAACGATGACCCCATCGTCCTGCCTTCCGGGCAGGTCGAGATCGACTTCGACATCGAGACCTCCTTCGACGACCGGGTCTACCTGTGGGGCATGTGGGTGGATGATCCGCAGGGCCTCCTGCCGGAGACCGCGGATCCGAGCATCTGCTACTACGTGCATTTCTCCAGCTTCTCCGACCAGGACGATGCAGCCGAGATCAGCCTCGCGAAGGAGGCGATCTCGTGGCTGGACCACGTCGTCCAGCGGGTTCCCGACTGCATCATCGTGCACTACTCGGACTACGAGATCACTCATCTGCGTCATTTCGGCGCGGTGGCGACCGATCCGCACATGGCAGCCTCGGTGGAACACCTGCTGCACTCCGGATGTTTCGTCGACATCTTTCGCGTCATACGTCAGCACTTCTTCGGGGTGCACGGGATCGGGTTGAAGGCCGTCGCCCAGGAAGGGGCCGGTTTCCACTGGCGTGACCCCGAACCTGGCGGTCTCAACTCGCAGACCTGGTGGGACGAGGCCGTCCACTCCCCCGATCCGCAGGTGCGTGAGAGTTCACGCACCCGAGTTCTCCAGTACAACGAGGACGACGTGCGTGCCACCCACGCGGTGCGTGGCTGGCTGCGGAAGGAATACGGCAGGAGGTAG
- a CDS encoding class C sortase, which yields MIEWSARLPSVLFYVFGTVLCVFIALGLIQFPKNVEQGGRTHHIGLWRGYLVALMVLAISSFVLPTASQYLSNAKARHRIEAVQARTTAAQQARIDRLLADAHDYNRSLPLDSYLRIGDPAAGNPARGTTTQNRYDQLLSLDGEAVMGGLSIPAIDVQLPILHGTDPDALSDGAAHVYGTALPVGGESTHTVLTSHAGWSGRRLFTDLDRLTIGDSWTVTVAGEKLTYKVVARKVVVPTDLTSLKPQPGRDLMSLVTCTPVGVNSHRLIVTGERVS from the coding sequence ATGATTGAGTGGTCGGCGCGATTGCCGTCCGTACTGTTCTACGTCTTCGGGACTGTCCTGTGTGTGTTCATCGCACTGGGCCTCATCCAGTTCCCGAAGAACGTGGAACAGGGCGGACGTACTCACCACATTGGCCTGTGGCGCGGATACTTGGTGGCGCTGATGGTACTGGCCATCTCATCGTTCGTCCTTCCGACGGCGAGTCAGTACCTCAGCAACGCCAAGGCTCGGCATCGGATTGAGGCCGTGCAGGCAAGGACCACGGCGGCGCAGCAGGCCCGGATCGATCGGCTTCTGGCTGATGCGCATGACTACAACCGGTCGTTGCCATTGGACTCGTACTTGCGCATCGGTGATCCCGCAGCTGGGAACCCGGCTCGGGGGACCACCACCCAGAACCGCTACGACCAACTGCTCTCCCTCGACGGTGAGGCAGTGATGGGTGGTCTGTCCATCCCCGCGATTGACGTGCAGCTACCAATTCTGCACGGTACGGACCCCGATGCCCTCAGCGACGGTGCTGCTCATGTGTACGGGACGGCACTGCCCGTGGGGGGTGAGAGTACCCATACCGTACTGACGTCTCATGCGGGATGGTCTGGTCGGCGTCTGTTCACCGATCTCGACCGACTGACGATCGGTGACTCTTGGACGGTGACCGTGGCTGGTGAGAAGCTCACCTACAAGGTGGTGGCGCGCAAGGTCGTCGTCCCGACGGATCTCACGAGTCTCAAGCCCCAGCCGGGTCGGGATCTGATGTCCTTGGTGACATGTACACCGGTGGGCGTCAACTCGCACCGGCTGATCGTCACAGGCGAACGCGTCTCGTAG
- a CDS encoding class C sortase, with amino-acid sequence MIVLVGIAILLYPVVSTAFNNWMEKRAADEYSRLVDKGDMSAMHAQLKRADEYNRHRAGVPILDPWSHDDTGANTAYRDYLSQLNLFDVMARLRIPSIDADLPVYHGTSDDVLAKGIGHLYGSDLPVGGKGTHAVLTGHTGLKSATLFDNLKDVKVGDSIYIDVYDRKLRYKVYNIEVVLPDKIDSLRAQPGQDTVTLITCTPYGVNSHRLLVHAKRVPYDAPEKASGGRGLPGQLWMWLFGLGAMVALLLLVLAMRASRKRSAKSLN; translated from the coding sequence GTGATCGTTCTCGTCGGTATCGCGATACTTCTGTACCCCGTCGTGTCGACGGCGTTCAACAACTGGATGGAGAAGCGTGCTGCCGATGAGTACTCGCGTCTGGTGGACAAGGGTGACATGTCTGCCATGCATGCACAGCTCAAGCGGGCCGATGAATACAATCGGCACCGTGCTGGCGTACCGATTCTCGATCCGTGGAGCCACGACGACACGGGTGCCAACACTGCCTACCGGGACTATCTGTCACAGCTCAACCTCTTCGACGTGATGGCTCGGTTGCGGATCCCATCGATTGATGCCGATCTGCCGGTCTACCACGGCACGAGTGACGATGTGCTGGCGAAGGGGATAGGGCACCTGTACGGCTCGGACCTTCCGGTGGGGGGTAAGGGAACCCACGCAGTGCTGACCGGCCATACTGGTCTCAAGTCCGCGACACTTTTCGACAACCTCAAGGACGTCAAGGTTGGCGATTCCATATACATAGACGTCTATGACAGAAAACTGCGTTACAAGGTCTACAACATCGAGGTCGTGCTGCCAGACAAGATTGACAGTCTCAGGGCACAACCTGGCCAAGACACGGTGACACTCATCACGTGCACGCCATATGGGGTGAACTCGCACCGACTGCTCGTTCACGCCAAACGAGTGCCCTATGATGCACCTGAGAAGGCCAGTGGTGGACGGGGCTTACCCGGCCAGCTGTGGATGTGGCTGTTCGGCCTCGGAGCGATGGTGGCACTTCTGCTGCTGGTTCTGGCGATGAGGGCGTCCAGGAAACGCTCCGCCAAGAGTTTGAATTGA